One window from the genome of Hippopotamus amphibius kiboko isolate mHipAmp2 chromosome 13, mHipAmp2.hap2, whole genome shotgun sequence encodes:
- the ZXDC gene encoding zinc finger protein ZXDC isoform X2, with translation MDAAGLLAAPAPAPAARGPQLGGDPGRTRRAPGPARRRLLLLRGPEDGAQGPRRGEARPAGPGADDDSFVVLLDVARGEAEAPGRRGSEPEPEPGAAASLAGRPHPAPCAAAPAPRPDAPLAGPVAAGGRDLLARLERGVLALAAPSRGPPSGREAAGPAEARRAPAGPGYRCPEPQCALAFARKQQLQVHLLTHGGGRARRPFRCPLDGCGWAFTTAYKLKRHLQSHDKLRPFGCPVGGCGKKFTTVYNLKAHMKGHEQESVFKCEVCAERFPTHARLSSHQRCHFEPERPYKCDFPGCEKTFITVSALFSHNRAHFREQELFSCSFPGCSKQYDKACRLKIHLRSHTGERPFICDSDSCGWTFTSMSKLLRHKRKHDDDRRFPCPVEGCGKSFTRAEHLKGHSVTHLGTKPFACPVEGCCARFSARSSLYIHSKKHLQDVAAPKSRCPVSSCDRLFASKHSMKAHVVRQHHRHPDLFPPLGAPSTLTPSSDLGSPGPREFSSVDLAVLFDTPGDGSGAPGAPAEAPGPGILTVDGTPVSASLGGDLPAGQASLGPADPLVLVAHGDVLPGLDSPLVLGPAATVLQQGSLPADEGPAVGAGALGCLVALPVKSWSRDPQALTSASCPQGNSSAPELLVPVKAEPDSPPGPDALGRQEWSGEVPRPVESSPAEEHGPRRDGLGVGTGGFYLLCDVGQPGICEPRRHVARGPQEGGGSARTDSRAIQLAKEQKQKGAGSHAGAAESAPSPGEGDVRAGPGAWLWGSLAVPGGALPCVQVRLLQDDPSGDGVPPLALSPQPAACHPLLAVDLPIYVLQEHG, from the exons ATGGACGCCGCGGGGCTGCtcgccgccccggccccggctccCGCCGCGCGCGGACCCCAGCTCGGCGGCGACCCCGGTCGGACCCGCAGAGCCCCGggccccgcgcgccgccgcctGCTGCTGCTGCGGGGCCCCGAGGACGGCGCGCAGGGGCCGCGGCGCGGGGAGGCCCGGCCGGCGGGCCCCGGCGCCGACGACGACTCCTTCGTGGTGCTGCTGGACGTGGCGCGCGGCGAGGCCGAGGCCCCGGGGCGGCGGGGCAgcgagccggagccggagcccggCGCCGCCGCGAGCCTGGCCGGCCGCCCCCACCCGGCGCCCTgcgccgcggccccggccccccggCCTGACGCGCCCCTTGCGGGCCCCGTGGCCGCCGGCGGCCGGGACCTGCTGGCGCGCCTGGAGCGCGGCGTCCTCGCGCTGGCTGCGCCGAGCCGGGGCCCGCCGTCCGGCCGGGAGGCCGCCGGCCCGGCCGAGGCCCGCCGCGCGCCCGCCGGCCCCGGCTACCGCTGCCCCGAGCCGCAGTGCGCGCTCGCCTTCGCCAGGAAGCAGCAGCTGCAGGTGCACCTGCTGACGCACGGCGGCGGCCGGGCCCGGCGGCCCTTCAGGTGCCCGCTGGACGGCTGCGGCTGGGCCTTCACCACGGCCTACAAGCTCAAGCGGCACCTGCAGTCGCACGACAAGCTGCGGCCGTTCGGCTGCCCGGTGGGCGGCTGCGGCAAGAAGTTCACCACCGTGTACAACCTCAAGGCGCACATGAAGGGCCACGAGCAGGAGAGCGTGTTCAAGTGCGAGGTGTGCGCCGAGCGCTTCCCCACGCACGCCCGGCTCAGCTCGCACCAGCGCTGCCACTTCGAGCCCGAGCGGCCCTACAAGTGCGACTTCCCCG GCTGCGAGAAGACGTTCATCACGGTGAGCGCGCTGTTCTCCCACAACCGGGCCCACTTCAGGGAACAGGAACTCTTCTCGTGCTCCTTCCCTGGGTGCAGCAAGCAGTACGACAAAGCCTGTCGCCTGAAGATCCACCTGAGGAGCCACACAG gcGAGAGACCTTTTATCTGTGACTCTGACAGCTGTGGCTGGACCTTCACCAGCATGTCTAAACTCCTGAGGCACAAAAG GAAGCACGACGATGACCGCCGCTTCCCCTGCCCCGTCGAGGGCTGCGGGAAGTCCTTCACCAGGGCCGAGCACCTCAAGGGCCACAGTGTCACCCACCTGGGCACCAAGCCCTTCGCGTGTCCTGTGGAGG GGTGCTGTGCCAGGTTCTCGGCGCGAAGCAGCCTCTACATTCACTCCAAGAAGCACCTGCAGGATGTGGCCGCTCCAAAGAGCAGGTGCCCAGTGTCCAGCTGCGACCGGCTGTTCGCCTCCAAGCACAGCATGAAGGCCCACGTGGTCAGGCAGCACCACCGGCACCCAG ACCTCTTCCCTCCGCTGGGAGCTCCGAGCACTCTCACGCCCAGCAGCGACCTGGGCAGCCCCGGCCCGCGCGAGTTCAGCAGCGTGGACCTGGCGGTCCTCTTCGACACACCGGGCGACGGCAGTGGTGCCCCCGGGGCCCCCGCCGAGGCCCCGGGCCCTGGGATCCTGACGGTGGATGGGACTCCTGTGAGCGCCTCTCTCGGAGGGGACCTCCCTGCCGGTCAGGCTTCCTTAGGGCCAGCGGACCCGCTGGTCCTGGTGGCCCACGGTGATGTCCTGCCTGGCCTGGACAGCCCCCTCGTCCTTGGGCCGGCAGCCACAGTTCTCCAGCAGGGCAGCCTCCCTGCAGACGAGGGGCCAGCTGTGGGTGCGGGGGCGCTGGGCTGTCTGGTGGCCCTGCCTGTGAAGAGCTGGAGTCGGGACCCCCAGGCTTTGACCTCCGCCAGCTGCCCCCAGGGAAACAGCAGTGCCCCGGAGCTGCTGGTTCCCGTCAAAGCGGAACCGGACTCGCCCCCTGGCCCCGACGCCCTTGGGCGGCAGGAGTGGAGCGGAGAGGTGCCTCGGCCGGTGGAGTCCAGCCCCGCAGAGGAGCACGGTCCTCGGAGAGACGGGCTCGGTGTGGGGACCGGCGGCTTCTACTTG CTGTGTGACGTGGGCCAGCCTGGCATCTGTGAGCCCAGAAGGCACGTGGCGAGGGGGCCGCAG GAAGGTGGGGGCTCCGCAAGAACTGATTCGCGAGCCATTCAGCTAGCCAAGGAGCAAAAGCAGAAAGGAGCCGGGAGCCACGCAG
- the ZXDC gene encoding zinc finger protein ZXDC isoform X3: MDAAGLLAAPAPAPAARGPQLGGDPGRTRRAPGPARRRLLLLRGPEDGAQGPRRGEARPAGPGADDDSFVVLLDVARGEAEAPGRRGSEPEPEPGAAASLAGRPHPAPCAAAPAPRPDAPLAGPVAAGGRDLLARLERGVLALAAPSRGPPSGREAAGPAEARRAPAGPGYRCPEPQCALAFARKQQLQVHLLTHGGGRARRPFRCPLDGCGWAFTTAYKLKRHLQSHDKLRPFGCPVGGCGKKFTTVYNLKAHMKGHEQESVFKCEVCAERFPTHARLSSHQRCHFEPERPYKCDFPGCEKTFITVSALFSHNRAHFREQELFSCSFPGCSKQYDKACRLKIHLRSHTGERPFICDSDSCGWTFTSMSKLLRHKRKHDDDRRFPCPVEGCGKSFTRAEHLKGHSVTHLGTKPFACPVEGCCARFSARSSLYIHSKKHLQDVAAPKSRCPVSSCDRLFASKHSMKAHVVRQHHRHPDLFPPLGAPSTLTPSSDLGSPGPREFSSVDLAVLFDTPGDGSGAPGAPAEAPGPGILTVDGTPVSASLGGDLPAGQASLGPADPLVLVAHGDVLPGLDSPLVLGPAATVLQQGSLPADEGPAVGAGALGCLVALPVKSWSRDPQALTSASCPQGNSSAPELLVPVKAEPDSPPGPDALGRQEWSGEVPRPVESSPAEEHGPRRDGLGVGTGGFYLV, encoded by the exons ATGGACGCCGCGGGGCTGCtcgccgccccggccccggctccCGCCGCGCGCGGACCCCAGCTCGGCGGCGACCCCGGTCGGACCCGCAGAGCCCCGggccccgcgcgccgccgcctGCTGCTGCTGCGGGGCCCCGAGGACGGCGCGCAGGGGCCGCGGCGCGGGGAGGCCCGGCCGGCGGGCCCCGGCGCCGACGACGACTCCTTCGTGGTGCTGCTGGACGTGGCGCGCGGCGAGGCCGAGGCCCCGGGGCGGCGGGGCAgcgagccggagccggagcccggCGCCGCCGCGAGCCTGGCCGGCCGCCCCCACCCGGCGCCCTgcgccgcggccccggccccccggCCTGACGCGCCCCTTGCGGGCCCCGTGGCCGCCGGCGGCCGGGACCTGCTGGCGCGCCTGGAGCGCGGCGTCCTCGCGCTGGCTGCGCCGAGCCGGGGCCCGCCGTCCGGCCGGGAGGCCGCCGGCCCGGCCGAGGCCCGCCGCGCGCCCGCCGGCCCCGGCTACCGCTGCCCCGAGCCGCAGTGCGCGCTCGCCTTCGCCAGGAAGCAGCAGCTGCAGGTGCACCTGCTGACGCACGGCGGCGGCCGGGCCCGGCGGCCCTTCAGGTGCCCGCTGGACGGCTGCGGCTGGGCCTTCACCACGGCCTACAAGCTCAAGCGGCACCTGCAGTCGCACGACAAGCTGCGGCCGTTCGGCTGCCCGGTGGGCGGCTGCGGCAAGAAGTTCACCACCGTGTACAACCTCAAGGCGCACATGAAGGGCCACGAGCAGGAGAGCGTGTTCAAGTGCGAGGTGTGCGCCGAGCGCTTCCCCACGCACGCCCGGCTCAGCTCGCACCAGCGCTGCCACTTCGAGCCCGAGCGGCCCTACAAGTGCGACTTCCCCG GCTGCGAGAAGACGTTCATCACGGTGAGCGCGCTGTTCTCCCACAACCGGGCCCACTTCAGGGAACAGGAACTCTTCTCGTGCTCCTTCCCTGGGTGCAGCAAGCAGTACGACAAAGCCTGTCGCCTGAAGATCCACCTGAGGAGCCACACAG gcGAGAGACCTTTTATCTGTGACTCTGACAGCTGTGGCTGGACCTTCACCAGCATGTCTAAACTCCTGAGGCACAAAAG GAAGCACGACGATGACCGCCGCTTCCCCTGCCCCGTCGAGGGCTGCGGGAAGTCCTTCACCAGGGCCGAGCACCTCAAGGGCCACAGTGTCACCCACCTGGGCACCAAGCCCTTCGCGTGTCCTGTGGAGG GGTGCTGTGCCAGGTTCTCGGCGCGAAGCAGCCTCTACATTCACTCCAAGAAGCACCTGCAGGATGTGGCCGCTCCAAAGAGCAGGTGCCCAGTGTCCAGCTGCGACCGGCTGTTCGCCTCCAAGCACAGCATGAAGGCCCACGTGGTCAGGCAGCACCACCGGCACCCAG ACCTCTTCCCTCCGCTGGGAGCTCCGAGCACTCTCACGCCCAGCAGCGACCTGGGCAGCCCCGGCCCGCGCGAGTTCAGCAGCGTGGACCTGGCGGTCCTCTTCGACACACCGGGCGACGGCAGTGGTGCCCCCGGGGCCCCCGCCGAGGCCCCGGGCCCTGGGATCCTGACGGTGGATGGGACTCCTGTGAGCGCCTCTCTCGGAGGGGACCTCCCTGCCGGTCAGGCTTCCTTAGGGCCAGCGGACCCGCTGGTCCTGGTGGCCCACGGTGATGTCCTGCCTGGCCTGGACAGCCCCCTCGTCCTTGGGCCGGCAGCCACAGTTCTCCAGCAGGGCAGCCTCCCTGCAGACGAGGGGCCAGCTGTGGGTGCGGGGGCGCTGGGCTGTCTGGTGGCCCTGCCTGTGAAGAGCTGGAGTCGGGACCCCCAGGCTTTGACCTCCGCCAGCTGCCCCCAGGGAAACAGCAGTGCCCCGGAGCTGCTGGTTCCCGTCAAAGCGGAACCGGACTCGCCCCCTGGCCCCGACGCCCTTGGGCGGCAGGAGTGGAGCGGAGAGGTGCCTCGGCCGGTGGAGTCCAGCCCCGCAGAGGAGCACGGTCCTCGGAGAGACGGGCTCGGTGTGGGGACCGGCGGCTTCTACTTGGTATGA